In the genome of Sinorhizobium chiapasense, the window GGTGATTCCTTCGGGTGCGCGGCAAACCTCCTCGGCATGGCCGTTGCACTCCTCGACAGCGAAATGGATCGCTGCGGCCTCGCTGGTAAACACGCCTCCGACCCGCTCGCGCCGGTCGGACACGACCCACCGGCCACGCCGGTCGCGACCGACGACGAAACGGGCTTGGCCCGAGAACTGTTGCCTAATTTGGTACATGCTACCCATGGTCAGATTCCTTGTTTGAGGAGCTTTTTGGGAGGTTCATTCGGCGAGCCACGGCAAGCTGGCCTGGATGACATAAGCCAGGCCGAGCACGAGCCCGAGCCGCACGACCATTCCCAGAAAGGCGGTGCGCGGGTGGGTGCTGTCGCGACGCTTCTCGAACGCTCCGATCGAATCCTCTCGATCGGTGCTGTTGTCAGGGAAGTCAGGAAAGTGGGGCATGAGAGATCCTTCGCTTGCCAGCGCAAGTGCCTTCGAGGGGCCTGTGCTCGTGGGGAAACGCCCGATTTGAAGGGGAGACGTGCTGGATCGTCGGGGCGCCGGTCTCAACCGGCAACGGCCACGCGCCCTAGTCCGCCGACCTGGCTCACGTTGCGGAGTTCCGTTAGTGCTTCCAGCGCGACGCGAATCTCGGCGGCCGTTTCCGGCAAGACAGGCGTCAGCGGAAGCCGCACTTCGGGGCTCAACCCGCGTAGCAGATGCAGAGCGTATTTGATCGGTCCCGGGTTGGTTTCGCGTTCGAGCGCCGCAAACAGCGGCTGAAGGCGCTGGTGGATCGCTATCGCCGCTTGGCCGTTGCCGGTGGCGATCGCCTGATGCATCGACACCACCAATCGGGGTACGACATTCGCCGCCACCGAGATCGTGCCGTGGCCGCCGCAGAGATTGAAGGGCAAGGCCGTCGCGTCATCACCGGAAAGCTGAAAGAGCCGTGCCTTGACGGCGGGAGAGGTCGACAGATAGCGACCGATATCGCCCGTCGCGTCCTTGATACCCGCGATGTTCGGCAGTTCGACGAGACGCTCGAGCGTTCGCGGCGAAAGATCGACGCCAGTCCGCGCCGGCACGTTGTAGACGATCAGCGGCAGATCGACGGTCTGGGTGATTGCCTGGTAATGGCGATAGAGCCCCTCCTGCGACGGTTTGCTGTAATAGGGCGTCACGACCAGCGCCGCATCGGCGCCAAGCGCCCTCGCCTCGGCCGTGAGCTCTATCGCCGTCTCGGTGCAATTGGTGCCGGTCCCGGCAATGACCGGGATCTTCTTCTCCGCGACCTCGACGCAACGCGCGATCACCATTGCCCGTTCGGCGCGAGAAAGCGTCGCCGCCTCTCCGGTTGTGCCGCAGGCGACGATGCCGGAGACGCCGTGGCGCATCTGCCATTTAATGAGCGACATAAGGCCGACAGTATCGACTTTTCCATCCTTGAACGGGGTGATCAGGGCGGAGATCGCCCCTTCGAGGCGAAGATAGGAAACGGACATGGGAATTCCTTCACATCGGAAGATTAGGGCGGATGTCGCTCGGGACGGGTGCCGCCTGAATGCGGCAGGAGCGCAGGAAGGCGACGAGGATCGCTCCCGCGAGATCGGGGTGTCGCGCCTTGAACGTCACCCTGCCGCCGATCGACGGTGCATAGCGCAGGGAACACGTCCAGAGCCCCTGTTCGTGGCTGACACTGCGCAGACAGAGCTTGGCCGTGGTCGCGTTGGTGAGGTGGATCACCGCATCGACAAGCGCGCTGGCCGCGACGAGCTCGCGAAAACGTCGCGACGGCCAGCCAGCGTCATCGGAGACTGCAAGATCGGGAATGTCGCGGACGAGGCGCACCGTTTCCCAAATATGGTGTTCACGCAGCCAGCGCGCGGCAGCTACGCGCATGATTAACGCGTCTAACGCAACCCTCGGCGTGCGGGACGGATTGTCGACCGGTTCACGTTCGGCAGAGTACTGCTCATCGCGCGAATGAAGACGGAAACTGATGTTGTGAGAGCGCATGGCATTTCATCCGTATTGCATGAAACCATGCTACGTCCGCTTAGGATATGAATTCCATTCCAGCTTTCATCGTCGCGCCTAGTATTTCCATAAAACTATCCAGGATAGCTCTTGGATAGTACAGCGCCGCGCGTCTTGTCAGACGCGCAAAGGACGCTGTAGCACTTTGAATTACTGCATATTTTTATCCTTAAACCGGGTACGATTTAAGGAAACATGCGGTGGGCTTGCATGAAGGCGTGTATGCGAAACACGGAAATAATCTGACGCAAAAGATGACGCGCGCGCAATTTTGCGCTAGTACCCTGCACCGGCGCTCCTGGATCGCCACATTCGCGTAAAGACTTTCGTCCGTGAAGGAATACGTTCATGCCTGCCTATCGCTCCCGCACCACCACCCACGGCCGCAACATGGCCGGCGCCCGCGGCCTCTGGCGCGCAACGGGCATGAAGGACAGCGACTTCGGCAAACCGATTATCGCGGTGGTGAACTCGTTCACGCAGTTCGTGCCGGGCCACGTGCATCTTAAGGATCTGGGCCAGCTCGTCGCGCGCGAGATCGAAGCGGCCGGCGGTGTCGCCAAGGAGTTCAACACGATCGCCGTCGACGACGGCATCGCCATGGGCCATGACGGCATGCTCTATTCGCTGCCGTCGCGCGAAATCATCGCTGACAGCGTCGAATATATGGTCAACGCGCACTGCGCCGACGCCATGGTCTGCATTTCCAACTGCGACAAGATCACCCCCGGCATGCTGATGGCCGCACTTCGCCTCAACATCCCCGCCGTCTTCGTCTCCGGCGGCCCGATGGAAGCCGGCAAGGTCGTTCTGCACGGCAAGAAACACGCGCTCGATCTCGTCGACGCGATGGTCGCTGCCGCCGACGACAATGTCTCCGACGAAGACGTCAAGGTCATCGAGCGTTCCGCCTGCCCGACCTGCGGCTCCTGCTCGGGCATGTTCACGGCGAACTCGATGAACTGTCTGACCGAGGCGCTCGGCCTGTCGCTCCCCGGCAACGGTTCGACGCTCGCCACCCACGCCGACCGCAAACGCCTCTTCGTCGAGGCCGGGCACCTGATCGTCGACCTCGCGCGCCGCTGCTATGAGCAGGACGACGAACGCGTCCTGCCGCGTTCGATCGCGACCAAAAAAGCTTTCGAGAATGCCATGGCGCTCGATATCGCCATGGGCGGCTCGACCAACACCGTGCTGCACATCCTCGCCGCAGCCTACGAGGGCGAGGTCGACTTCAGCATGGACGATATCGACCGGTTGTCGCGCAAGGTTCCCTGCCTTTCGAAGGTCGCACCCGCAAAGGCCGACGTGCATATGGAAGACGTGCACCGCGCCGGCGGCATCATGTCGATCCTCGGCGAACTCGAAAAAGGCGGCCTCATCAACCGCGACTGCGTGACCGTGCACAGCGAGACGCTCGGCGACGCCATCGATCGCTGGGACATTACCCGCACGTCGAGTGAAACCGTCCGCAACTTCTTCCGTGCCGCGCCCGGCGGCATCCCGACCCAGGTCGCCTTCAGCCAGGAGGCGCGCTGGGAAGACCTCGACACGGACCGCGAGAAGGGCGTCATCCGCTCGGTCGAGCATCCTTTCTCGAAGGACGGCGGTCTCGCCGTCCTCAAGGGCAACATCGCGCTCGACGGCTGCATCGTCAAAACGGCGGGCGTCGACGAAAGCATCCTGAAGTTTTCCGGCCCGGCCCGGGTCTTCGAAAGCCAGGACGCCGCCGTCAAGGCGATCCTCGCCAACGAGATCAAGGCGGGCGACGTCGTGGTCATCCGCTACGAAGGTCCGAAGGGCGGCCCGGGCATGCAGGAAATGCTCTATCCGACGAGCTATCTGAAGTCGAAGGGCCTCGGCAAGTCCTGCGCGCTCATCACCGACGGCCGCTTCTCCGGCGGTACCTCCGGTCTTTCGATCGGTCATGTCTCACCCGAGGCAGCGAACGGCGGCACCATCGGCTTGGTGCGCGAAGGCGACATGATCGACATCGACATCCCGAACCGCACGATCAGCTTGCGGGTCG includes:
- the dapA gene encoding 4-hydroxy-tetrahydrodipicolinate synthase encodes the protein MSVSYLRLEGAISALITPFKDGKVDTVGLMSLIKWQMRHGVSGIVACGTTGEAATLSRAERAMVIARCVEVAEKKIPVIAGTGTNCTETAIELTAEARALGADAALVVTPYYSKPSQEGLYRHYQAITQTVDLPLIVYNVPARTGVDLSPRTLERLVELPNIAGIKDATGDIGRYLSTSPAVKARLFQLSGDDATALPFNLCGGHGTISVAANVVPRLVVSMHQAIATGNGQAAIAIHQRLQPLFAALERETNPGPIKYALHLLRGLSPEVRLPLTPVLPETAAEIRVALEALTELRNVSQVGGLGRVAVAG
- the ilvD gene encoding dihydroxy-acid dehydratase — protein: MPAYRSRTTTHGRNMAGARGLWRATGMKDSDFGKPIIAVVNSFTQFVPGHVHLKDLGQLVAREIEAAGGVAKEFNTIAVDDGIAMGHDGMLYSLPSREIIADSVEYMVNAHCADAMVCISNCDKITPGMLMAALRLNIPAVFVSGGPMEAGKVVLHGKKHALDLVDAMVAAADDNVSDEDVKVIERSACPTCGSCSGMFTANSMNCLTEALGLSLPGNGSTLATHADRKRLFVEAGHLIVDLARRCYEQDDERVLPRSIATKKAFENAMALDIAMGGSTNTVLHILAAAYEGEVDFSMDDIDRLSRKVPCLSKVAPAKADVHMEDVHRAGGIMSILGELEKGGLINRDCVTVHSETLGDAIDRWDITRTSSETVRNFFRAAPGGIPTQVAFSQEARWEDLDTDREKGVIRSVEHPFSKDGGLAVLKGNIALDGCIVKTAGVDESILKFSGPARVFESQDAAVKAILANEIKAGDVVVIRYEGPKGGPGMQEMLYPTSYLKSKGLGKSCALITDGRFSGGTSGLSIGHVSPEAANGGTIGLVREGDMIDIDIPNRTISLRVDDTALASRRSEQDAKGWKPAEQRKRRVTTALKAYAAFATSADRGAVRDLGDR